In Streptomyces sp. TLI_146, the genomic stretch TGGCCGTCAGCGCGAGTGCCGCCACGAGGCCGGTGGAGGACAGCAGCGGACGTATGGATCGCATGGAAACGATTCCCCCTGAGTGTTGCTCGTACGTTGTTCAGTTGCGCGTGCCGGACGGCACGCCGGGACGGCGTGTTGCCATGGGCACGTCATATGCGGAAACGAGTCTTCCGGGACCGCCGTTTCGCAGCCCCCCACTATGCCGGTAGCTCGTGGGGGTTTCGTACAGGGGTCCGGGGGCTCTCGTGGAGAGAGCCCCCGGACACCGCCGGGCCTAGCGGCCCGCGTACTTGTTGCTGACCGAGTCGTACACGCCCTTGGCCTCCGGGCCCAGACGCGGGCCCGCCAGCCAGCCGGCCGTCACCGGGCCGATCGAGGTGTTGGAGACCAGCGCGGGCTTGCCGTCGGCGCCCGCGGCGATCCAGCCGCCGCCGGAGGAACCGCCGGTCATGGTGCAGCCCAGGCGGTACATCGTCGGGGTGCTGGCGTCGAGCGAGAGCCGGCCCGGCTTGTCCTTGCACTGGTACAGCTTCTGGCCGTCGTACGGCGGCGCGGCCGGGTAGCCGTTCGCCGTCATGCTCGCGATCTTCGGGACGGCCGGGGCGTTGAAGTCCACCGGCAGTGCCGTACCGACCGTCTCCTCAAGGGACTTGTTGCCCTTGCCCTTCTCGGGGGTGACGTGCAGCACCGCGAAGTCGTACGGAGCGCCCTGGCCGCCGGTCGGGCCGCCGCCCTGGATCCACTGCTGCGAGGTCTGCGCCCAGTCGGCCCAGAACACGCCGTACGGCGCGATCTGCTGCCGGGTCGCCTTCCGCAGCTGCGCGAGCGACATGTCGTCGTTGTTGTACGAGGGCACGAAGGCGATGTTGCGGTACCAGCCGCCCTTGGCGCCCGCGTGGACGCAGTGGCCCGCCGTCCACACCATGTTGGACTTGCCGGGGTGCGCCGGGTCCTTCACGACGGTGGCCGAGCAGACCATCGAGCCCTCGGGGCCGTCGAAGAAGAGCTTGCCGAGCTCCGGCAGGCTCTGGTGGTACGGGGCCTTCTGGGCCTTGGCCCTGACAGGCGCCGGGGTCGGGTCCGTCACGCCCTTGTCGCCCGAGATGTCGTTGGGGACGGGCTTCTGCGGGGGCTTCTCGGCCTTCCGCATCCGGTCCGGGTCCCACAGGTCCTGGATGATCGGGTTGACGAAGTCCTTGGCCTCACGCAGCCACTTGGACTTGTCCCAGTTCTTCCACTCGCCGTTCTTCCACTTGTCCGGGTCGATGCCGTGCTTCTTGAGCCGGTCCTTGATGTCGTCCGGGATCTGGAGGCCGTCGTCGCCCGAGGCCGCCGAAGCGGTCGGCTTGGAGTCGGCCTTGTCGTCGCCGCCCGGACCGCACGCGGTGGCGGTCAGGGCGAGAGCGGCCGTGAGGCCGAGCGCGGCCAGCACGGGGGAGGTCCGGCGATGTGCGCCCCTCCCACCACGGGCCGCGGAATTCGGACGTGTCGGTCGCATGTTCTTGATCCCCCTGGGACTTCGGTACTGACGCTGCTGATGCGCGGTGCAGCCACCGTTGCTCCACCGCTTGCCGTTACTGAAGCGAACCCGCCGGCTTCGTCGAAGCCGGCGGCCCACCTCGCCCCGGCCGAAAAGTTCCGGCCGAAGTGCGGCCCCCACTATGCCGGTGCCGGTTGGGACGGTGCGCGGCAGGGCCGCGGTTCCGCTCCGCAAGGATCTTCGTGCTTGCCCGTGATCCTCCGGCCCCGGCGTCGTTGGTACGTACGGGGGACGACACGCCAGCGTTCAGCCCCACCGTTCGCACCGGGCAACGGGCGTGCCACGGAACCGTCACAGGGTCCCGGTGCGCGGCTGGCACAGCAGGCACAGCGGAGCGCGCACCGTGGGAGGACCAGAACTCGTGGCCGTGACCGAATCCGTGCCGGCACCAGCGCCGGCCGAGCTTCCGACCACATCCCCGCAGGTCCCGCCCGCCCACGAGGGGATCCTGCGGCGGCAGTCCCTGCGCGAGTCCGCCGCCCGGACGTACGCCCGCTCGCTGCCGATCGTGCCCGTGCGGGCCCGCGGACTGACCATCGAGGGGGCGGACGGGCGGCGTTACCTCGACTGCCTCGCGGGCGCGGGCACGCTGGCCCTCGGGCACAACCACCCGGTCGTGCTCGAAGCCATCCGCAAGGTCCTCGACTCCGGCGCCCCGCTGCACGCGCTCGACCTGGCCACCCCGGTCAAGGACGCGTTCACCACCGAGCTGTTCGCCACCCTGCCGCGCCCCCTGGCCGACCACGCGCGGATCCAGTTCTGCAGCCCGGCCGGGACGGACGCGGTCGAGGCCGCGCTGAAGCTGGTGCGCACCGCGACCGGCCGGGGCGGGCTGCTCGCCTTCACCGGGGCGTACCACGGCATGACGGCCGGCGCCCTCGACGCCTCGGGCGGCGCCTCCAGCGCCCGGGTGACCCGGCTGCCCTACCCGCTCAACTACCGCTGTCCGTACGGAGTGGGGGGCGAACGCGGTGCCGAACTCGCCGCCCGGTGGACCGAGAGCCTGCTCGACGACCCCAAGGGCGGGGTGCCCGCCCCCGCCGGGATGATCGTCGAGCCGGTGCAGGGCGAGGGCGGGGTGAACCCCGCGCCCGACTCCTGGATGCGCCGGATGCGCGAGATCACCGCCGCCCGCTCCATCCCGCTCATCGCCGACGAGGTGCAGACCGGCGTGGGACGCACCGGCGCCTTCTGGGCCGTCGAGCACAGCGGGATCGTGCCGGACGTGATGGTCCTCTCCAAGGCCATCGGCGGCTCGCTGCCGCTTGCCGTGATCGTCTACCGCGACGACCTCGACGTCTGGCAGCCCGGAGCCCACGCGGGCACCTTCCGGGGCAACCAGCTCGCCATGGCCGCGGGCACCGCGACCCTCGCCTACGTCCGCAAGAACCGGCTCGCGGAACGCGCCGCCCTGCTCGGCGGCCGGATGCTCGCCCGGCTCCAGGGCCTGGCGACGGACCACCCCACCATCGGCGAGGTCCGCGGCCGGGGCCTGATGATCGGCGTCGAACTCGTCGACCCCGAGCGCGAGGACCCCCAGACCGGCACCGCGCCCGCCGCGCCCGCGCTCGCCACCGCCGTCCAGCGCGAGTGCCTGCGCCGTGGCCTCATCGTCGAACTCGGCGGCCGCCACTCCAGCGTCGTACGGCTGCTGCCTCCTCTCACCCTCACCGACGAACAGGCGGTCGCCGTCCTCGACCGGCTGGCCGACGCCCTGGCCGCCGCGGAGCGCGCGACCCGCCACCGGACCGATGCCGGGCCGTCCCACTGACCCGGTCCACCACACAAGGAAGCCCACCGTGAACCGCATCCCCGCACCCGACGCGCCCGACGGCCCCGGCCGCCCCACCGCCCCTTGCGGCCCCCTTGCGGCAGAGACGGCGACGGTGCCGCGCCAGAAGGCGGGGATCCACGGCGAACGGCTGCCCGCCGCCGACCCGGCCGAGCCCCACCAGGACCGACCGGCCCATGTCCCCGTGGGCCAGGACCTCCTGGAGCAGGAGCCGCTGGACCACCCGGACCCGGAAGCCGCCGCCGAGGCCGCGGCCGTCGAGAACCTGCTCCGCTGCTGGGTACGGGAGAACGACCTCGCCGCACCCGAGGGGCCCGTGCTGCGCATCCCGCTGCGCGCCAGCGGCACCGCCCTGCTCGTCCCCGTCCGGTACTGGTCCGCCACCGGATGGCACCGCTTCGGCATGCCTCAGCTGGAGGGCGCCCCGCACGGCGCCCCGGCCGCCGACGCCGTCACCGTGGCCGCCCTGATCAACCGCGAGTCCGGCCGCAGCGAGGGCGCCGATCTGGTGGGCCGCGTCGCGGATTCGGTCCGGCGCACCGCCGAGTTCATTGCCGAACGCCGCCACCACCCCGGCCCCGCCGATGAGGCCGACCTCTTCCTCTCCGCCGAACAGTCCCTCCTCCTCGGTCACCCCCTCCACCCCACCCCGAAGAGCCGCGAAGGGCTCTCCGAGGCCGAAGTACGCCTCTACTCACCCGAGTTGTACGGCTCCTTCCCGCTCCACTGGATGGCCGTCGACCGCACCGTCCTCGCCGCCGACTCGGCCTGGACGGACGGCGGCCGACCGGTCGCCGCCGACGAACTCACCGCCCGGCTCGCCGCCGGACTCCACGTCCCGGCGAACACCGTGGCGCTGCCCTTGCACCCCTGGCAGGCACGCGAGCTCGCCCACCGGCCGGACGTCGTCGAACTGCTCGACGCCGGGTTCCTGCGCGACCTTGGCCCCCACGGCGACCCCTGGCACCCCACCTCCTCCGTCCGTACCGTGCACCGGCCCGGCGCCGACGCCATGCTCAAGCTCTCCCTCGGCCTGCGCATCACCAACTCCCGCCGGGAGAACCTCCGCAAGGAACTCCACCGGGGCGTGGAGGTCCACCGGCTGCTGCGCACCGGTCTCGCCGAGCAGTGGCAGGCGGCGCACCCCGGGTTCGACATCGTCCGCGACCCGGCCTGGCTGGCCGTCGACGCCCTGGACGGCCAACCGGTGCGCGGGCTCGACGTGATGATCCGCCACAACCCCTTCGGCCCCAGCGACGACGCCGTCTGCATCGCCGCCCTGACCGCGCCGCGCCCCCTGCCCGGCCGCCCCGACACCGCGACGCACTCGCGGCTCGCGGACATCGTGGCCAAGCTCGCCGCCCGCACCGGCCGCCCGACCCCGGCCGTGGCCGCCGAGTGGTTCCTGCGCTACCTCGACCAGGTCGTCCGCCCCGTGCTCTGGCTGGACGCCACGGCGGGGATCGCGCTCGAAGCCCACCAGCAGAACACGCTGGTGCTGCTCGACCCCGAGGGCTGGCCCGCCGGCGGCCGCTACCGCGACAACCAGGGCTACTACTTCCGCGAGTCCCACCGGGAGGCCCTCGAACGCCGACTGCCCGGAGTCGGCACCGCCAGCGACACCTTCGTCTCCGACGCCGTCACGGACGAACGCTTCGCCTACTACCTCGGCATCAACAACGTCCTCGGCCTCGTCGGAGCCTTCGGGGCCCAGCGCCTGGCCGACGAGCGCGTGCTCCTCGCCGCCCTGCGGCAGTTCCTGGCCAAAGCCACCGCGCTCGGCTCGCCGCTGCCCGCTTATCTGCTGGACAGTCCGACCCTGCGCTGCAAGGCCAACCTCATGACCCGGCTGCACGGCCTCGACGAACTCGTCGGCCCGGTCGACACCCAATCCGTCTACGTCACCATCGCCAACCCCCTTCACACCAACGGAACTTGATCCCCACGACTTGATCCCCGCGACTTGATCCGCTGCGAACAGCTGAATGACGAGAGAGGAGCGTCGCCGTGCCTCCCACCGATGCGAGCACCGACGCCGACGCCGGAGCCGGTCCCTCCCCCCGGTCCGGCGGCCCCGAGGACACGCTGGACATGCGGCTGCCCTACGAACTCGTCGCGCTGTTCGGGGAGGCGAGAGCGGACGGGGCGGGTGGAGTGGCCCCGGCGGGTGTGGCGAAGGTGCGAGGCGGCGAGGACGGCGCCCCGGACCCCGACAGGCTCCCGGAATCGAACCTTCCGGAATCGGGCGTCCCGGAATCGGGCGTCCCCGACTCGGGCGTCCCCGACTCCCGGACCCCCGACGCCGGAGCGCCGGGCCGCGCAACCCCCGGCCCCGACGCGGCCGAGCCCGCGACGGCAGGTGCGGAAGCGGGCGCCCGTCATCCGTCACCACTCCAGCCGGAGCCGGAGCCGGAGCCGGAGCCGGAGCCCCAACCTGGCCGCTCCCATCCGGCCCGCCGCACCCCCCACTCGTATAACTCCGTCGGCGCCACCCACTTTGCCCCCCACACCGGTGCTCACCTCACCCCACACACCGCCCCTCACCCCCACGGCGACGACCTGCTAGACCACCCCGAGGCGTGGGGACCGGTCACTACGCGCGTCGGGGCCTTCCAGCTCGTACCCGTCCGTGTCGAACGTGACCTCTCCCTTCTGAGTGCCTGGATGAACGATCCCGCCGTGGCCGCCTTCTGGGAGCTGGCCGGGCCCGAGTCGGTCACGGCGGCCCATCTCCGGCCCCAACTCGACGGCGACGGGCGGAGCGTGCCGTGCCTCGGGGTGCTCGACGGCGCGCCGATGAGCTACTGGGAGATCTACCGGGCCGATCTCGACCCGCTGGCCCGGCACTATCCGGCGCGTCCGCACGACACCGGTATCCACCTCCTCATCGGCGGTGTCGCCGATCGCGGGCGCGGGGTCGGCACCGCGCTGCTGCGGGCCGTCGCCGATCTCGTACTCGACAACCGGCCGCTCTGTCCCCGTGTGGTCGCTGAACCCGATCTGCGCAACACGCCCTCCGTCTCCGCCTTTCTGAGCGCCGGCTTCCGGTTCTCCGCGGAAGTCGACCTTCCCGACAAGCGGGCCGCCCTCATGGTTCGTGATCGCGCGCTCAGGAACCTGCTGTGAACCACCCGCTGCCCTACATACACCGCTCGAACCGCATCGGTTCCACCCCGAGGAGTCGCCTTGCCGAACCCGCTTGTCCCCGATGATTCCGAGGAACGGGAGGAGCCACTCACACCGTCCACACCGCCTGGGCTGTCCACACCACCAGCGCCGCCCGCGCCGCCCCCACTGCCCACGCCGCCCGAGCTGAACCGCGAAGCCTGGGACCGCGCGGCCCGTCGGCTGCTCGCCAAGATGCTCGGGGCCTTCGCGTACGAGGGGATCATCGAGCCGGTCGCGCAGCGGGACGGCGGAGCCGAGGACCCCCGAGCGGACGATCTCGAACCACCCGTAACCCCCGTGGCCCCCGAAGCCGCCGAAGACTCCCCGGGGCCGGGCTGCGCCTCCCACAGCACCACCCACCACACCCCGCACGGCGTCCCCCGCCGCCCCTGCACCCGCTACACCCAGTCCCTGGACGACGGCTCCGCCCTCTCCTTCCGGGCCCGGCGCGGCGCGTACGACGACTGGCTCGTCGACGCCGACTCCGTCAGCCACGGCGGCCGGCCCTTCACCGACCCGCTCGCCTTCCTCGTGCGCGCCCGCCGCACGCTCGGGCTCGACGGCGCCACCTTCGGCCACCTCGTCGGCGAGCTCACGGCCACGCTCGCCGCCGACACCCGCCTCGACCACACGGCGCTGCCCGCCGCCCGCCTCGCGGAGCTCGGGTACGCGGAGCTGGAGGGCCACCAGACCGGGCACCCCTGGCTCGTCCTGAACAAGGGGCGGGTCGGGTTCTCGGCCGTCGACGCCGCCCGGTGGGCCCCCGAGGCCCGCAGGCCGGCCCGGCTGCCCTGGATCGCCGTCCGCACCGACCTGGCCCGCTACCGGGGCGTCGGCGCGCTCGCCACCCCCGACCGGCTCTACGCCCGGGAGCTCGACCCGGCGGTCCGCGAGGGCTTCGCCGCCGCGCTACGCGCGCGTGACCTCGCCCCGGACGACTACCTCTATCTGCCCGTCCACCCCTGGCAGTGGGACGAGGTGGTGCTGCCGCTCTTCGCCCCGGCCGTCGCCGAAGGCGCGATCGTCCCGCTGCCGGGCGACGCCGACCTGCGGCTGCCGCAGCAGTCCATCCGGACCTTCCTCAACACCTCGCGCCCCGACCGGCACACCGTGAAGCTGCCGCTGTCCATCCTGAACACACTGGTGTGGCGAGGGCTGCCGACAGAGCGGACGCTCGCCGCCCCTGCCGTCACGGCCTGGGTGCACGCCGTGCGCGACGCCGATCCGTTCCTGCGCGACGAATGCGGGGTGATCCTGCTCGGAGAGGTGGCCTCCGTGGCGGTCGAGCACCCGCTGTACGACCACCTCGCCGAGGTTCCGTACCAGTACAAAGAACTGCTCGGGGCGATCTGGCGCGAGCCGCTGCAGACCCGCCTCCAGGCGGGCGAACGCGCGCGTACCCTCGCCGCACTGCTGCACACCGACCCGCAGGGACGTGCCTTCACCGCCGAACTCGTCGCCCGCTCGGGCCTCGCCCCCCAGGTCTGGCTGCGCCGGCTGTTCGGCGCGCTGCTGCCGCCGCTGCTGCGGTTCCTCTACCGCTACGGGACGGTCTTCTCGCCGCACGGGGAGAACGCCATCGTCGTCTTCGACGACCACGACGTGCCCGTACGCCTGGCGATCAAGGACTTCGTCGACGACGTCAACATCAGCGCGGAACCGCTGCCCGAGCACGACACGATGCCCGAGGACGTCCGGGACGTCCTGCTGACCGAGCCGCCCTCCTTCCTCACCCAGTTCATCCACTCCGGTCTCTTCGTCGGCGTGTTCCGCTATCTCGCGCCGCTGTGCGAGGAGCAACTGGACGTTCCGGAGGACGACTTCTGGGCGCTGGTGCGCGACGAGATCCTGCGCCACCAGGCGCGCTTCCCCGAGCTCAAGGAGCGCTACGAGACGTTCGATTTGCTCACGCCTCGTATCGAGCGGCTCTGCCTCAACCGGAACCGCCTGCACCTGGACGGCTACCGGGACCGCCCCGAGCGCCCGCACGCGGCGGTCGCGGGCACCGTTCCGAACCCGCTCGCGCCGCCGACGTGATCCGATTGTCAGTGGTGCCCCGTAGGGTTAACGGGCTATGACGAAGCCATCTCTCCCCGAGCTCCTGCACGCCGCCGTCGCCGCCGTCGGCGGCCTGGAGCGCCCCGGCCAGGTCACCATGGCCACGGCCGTCGCCGACGCCATCGACAGCGGCTCCCACCTGCTCGTCCAGGCCGGCACCGGCACCGGAAAGTCCCTGGGCTATCTGGTGCCGGCGCTGGCGCACGGCGAGCGCGTCGTGGTGGCCACGGCGACCCTGGCGCTCCAGCGGCAGCTCGTGGAGCGCGATCTTCCGCGTACGGTCGACGCGCTGCACCCGCAGCTGCGCCGCCGTCCGGAGTTCGCCATGCTCAAGGGCCGGTCGAACTACCTCTGTCTGCACCGCCTGCACGAAGGGGTGCCGCAGGAAGAGGAGGACGGTCTCTTCGACCAGTTCGAGGCGGCCGCGCCCACCAGCAAGCTGGGGCAGGACCTGCTGCGGATGCGCGACTGGGCCGACGAGACGGAGACCGGCGACCGGGACGACCTGACGCCCGGCGTCTCGGACCGCGCCTGGGGCCAGGTGTCCGTCTCCTCCCGGGAGTGCCTGGGCGCCTCGAAGTGCGCGTACGGGGCGGAGTGCTTCGCGGAGATGGCCCGCGAGCGCGCCAAGCTCTCGGACGTGGTGGTCACCAACCACGCCCTGCTCGCCATCGACGCCATCGAGGGCGCCCCGGTGCTCCCGCAGCACGAAGTGCTGATCGTCGACGAGGCGCACGAGCTGGTCTCCCGGGTCACCGGCGTCGCCACCGGCGAGCTCACCCCGGGGCAGGTCAACCGGGCCGTGCGGCGGGCCGCCAAGCTCGTCAATGAGAAGGCCGCCGACCAGCTCCAGACCGCCGCCGAGGGCTTCGAGCGGCTGATGGAGCTGGCGCTGCCCGGCCGCCTCGAAGAGATCCCGGAGGACCTCGGATACGCCCTGATGGCGCTGCGTGACGCTGCTCGTACGGTGATCTCGGCGCTCGGCTCCACCCGCGACAAGTCCGTGCAGGACGAGGACGCGGTGCGCAAGCAGGCCCTCGCGGCGGTCGAGAGCGTCCACGGCGTGGCCGAGCGGATCTCCAACGGATCCGAGTACGACGTCGTCTGGTACGAGCGGCACGACCGCTTCGGGGCTTCCCTGCGGGTCGCTCCGCTGTCCGTGTCGGGGCTGCTGCGGGAGAAGCTCTTCGCCGACCGGTCGGTGGTGCTCACCTCGGCCACGCTCAAGCTCGGCGGTGACTTCAACGGGGTGGGCGCGTCGCTGGGCCTCGCGCCGGAGGGCACCGAGGGCGAGGACGTCCCGCAGTGGAAGGGCATCGACGTCGGCTCGCCCTTCGACTACCCGAAGCAGGGCATCCTCTACGTCGCCCGGCATCTGGCCACGCCGGGCCGTGAGGGCTCGCGCGGCGACATGATGGACGAGCTGGCGGAGCTGGTCGAGGCGGCCGGTGGCCGGACACTGGGCCTCTTCTCGTCGATGCGGGCCGCCCAGGCCGCCGCCGAGGAGCTGCGCGGGCGTCTGGACAAGCCGATCCTGCTCCAGGGCGAGGACACGCTGGGCGAGCTGATCAAGACGTTCGCGGGCGACCCGGAGACCTGTCTGTTCGGCACGCTCTCCCTCTGGCAGGGCGTGGACGTGCCGGGCGCGAGCTGTCAGCTGGTGGTCATGGACCGGATCCCGTTCCCCCGGCCCGACGACCCATTGATGAGCGCCCGCCAGAAGGCGGTGGAGGAGGGCGGCGGCAACGGCTTCATGGCGGTCGCCGCGACCCATGCCGCGCTGCTGATGGCCCAGGGCGCGGGCCGACTGGTCCGGGCGACGGGGGACCGGGGTGTCGTCGCCGTCCTCGACCCCAGGCTGGCGAACGCGCGGTACGGCAGCTATCTGCGGGCCTCGCTGCCGGACTTCTGGTACACCACGGACCGCAATCAGGTACGCCGCTCGCTCGCCGCGATCGACGCGGTCGCCAAGGCCGACGGGAAGTAGCACCCGGCGCATCGGCCCCGGCCGCCGGGAGCGGCGCCCGGATACGACAGGGCCCCGGGACCGGCGCAGTGGGTCCCGGGGCCGGTCCGGCCGGCGGGTCGGTCAGACCCGCCGCAGCACCGCCACCACCTTGCCGAGGATGGTCGCCTCGTCGCCGGGGATGGGCTGGTAGGCGGCGTTGTGCGGGAGGAGCCAGATGTGGTTGTCCTCGCGCTTGAACCGCTTGACCGTGGCTTCGCCGTCCAGCATCGCGGCGACGATGTCGCCGTTCTCCGCGACCGGCTGGCGGCGCACCGTGACCCAGTCGCCGTCGCAGATCGCGGCCTCGATCATCGAGTCGCCGACGACCTTCAGGACGAAGAGCTCACCGTCGCCGACCAGCTGGCGGGGGAGGGGGAAGACGTCCTCGACCGACTCCTCGGCGAGGATGGGGCCACCGGCGGCGATCCGGCCGACCAGCGGCACATAGGAGGCCGCGGGCTTGCCTGTGGTGTCGGTGGGCTGGGTGCTGGGCTGGTCCGAGCCGCGCACCTCGTACGCCCGTGGGCGGTGGGGGTCGCGGCGGAGGAAGCCCTTGCGCTCCAGGGCCATGAGCTGGTGGGCGACGGACGACGTGCTGGAGAGACCCACCGCCTGACCGATCTCCCGCATCGACGGCGGGTACCCCCGGCGCTGCACCGAGTCCCGGATGACCTCGATGACCCGCCGCTGCCGGTCGGTGAGACCGGAGCTGTCCGCCCTGATGCCCGGAGGTCGGCCGGGCAGCGAGCGGGTGGCCCGCGCGGGGTCGCCGCCCTCCTGGTTCGTGACTGCGTCATTCATGGCATGCACCGGCTCAAGTCGGGTCTGGGAGCGGTCCTGGGCAGTGATGGTGGCACTGTCTGCGGTGGTGGTCACGTCGGCCCCTCTCGAAATGGTCTCCCTAGCTGGACAACGGTAGTTGCTTTCGAAAGGTTGCGCCAAACACACGTTCGAGTGAAAAAACGCAGAAAGCGTGACGTGATGATGGAGCCGGGTGTATGCGGGCACCCTTGCCGGGCCGGTGGGCAGGCAATTCGGTCGATTACGGTACCCTTCACCGCTGAGGTCACCGCTGCGGCCGGAGCCCGCGGGCGCCGCCCGGGAGCGTCGCCGGCGGTCGCCGGACCGTGCGTGCGTACGACCGCGGCGCGATGGCCGGTACCGGGCTCCCAGTCTGCCATCCGACCGCCCGGAAACGGGGTCGGGCGCGCCCGCCGGCGGTTCCCGATCCGGGGTTCCGGCAGCGGCCGGCCGGTGCTCCGTAGCCCTCCGGGCCCGCGCGGACACGGGCCGGAATCACGCCTCTCGGCGCTGTTCCCTGCGCGACCGCCCCGCGACACGCGGTAGTGGGCAGTTGGCGGCAAAACCCCAGATCTAGTGGTTGGATTGGCACCGCCACCCAGAAGTTGTGGTTGTGGTCCTTGGGGCTGCGGTCATCGCCTATGCTTGTGGCTGCTTCGCGGGGCCTGTTCAGGCCCGACGAGGCCATTCAGTCGTGCTGCGAAGGAGGGTTGGGATCCATGCACTGCCCCTTCTGCAGGCACCCCGACAGCCGTGTCGTCGACAGTCGGACGACCGACGACGGCACGTCGATCCGCAGGCGCCGTCAGTGCCCCGACTGCTCCCGTCGTTTCACGACGGTGGAGACGGCCTCGCTGATGGTGATCAAGCGGTCGGGCGTCACCGAACCCTTCTCGCGCACCAAGGTCATCTCTGGCGTCCGCAAGGCGTGCCAGGGGCGGCCGGTCACCGAGGACGCCCTCGCCAAGCTCGGCCAGCGGGTCGAGGAGGCGGTGCGCGCCACCGGCAGCGCCGAGCTGACCACCCATGACGTGGGTCTGGCCATACTCGGCCCCTTGCAGGAGCTCGACCTCGTCGCGTACCTGCGCTTCGCGTCCGTGTACCGGGCGTTCGACACCCTTGAAGACTTCGAGGCCGCCATCGCGGAACTGCGCGAACAACGGCCTCCCGCGGACGACGCGGACGCGCGCGTGGCCGGAGTGACCCCCGAGGTCCCCGTGCCCGCCACCGCTGCCGACTGACCGGCGTACCCCGGTCGCCGATCGGCGGCAATCCAGGACCTGTCACGGGCGCCCGCGCGGCGTCCGGGGCACCAGACACACACCGTGCCACGGGAACATTCGGGCACTTTTGGGCGTTTTCGCCCGCGTATGGGAGGCGGCATGACAGAGACGGCGAGCGGCCCGGCACGAGGATCCCGCACCAAGGGTTCCAAGGCGACCAAGGGTCTGCGCATCGAGCGCATCCACACCACCCCCGGAGTGCATCCGTACGACGAGGTGGCCTGGGAGCGTCGTGACGTCGTCATGACCAACTGGCGCGACGGCTCGATCAACTTCGAGCAGCGTGGCGTCGAGTTCCCCGACTTCTGGTCGGTGAACGCGGTCAACATCGTCACCAGCAAGTACTTCCGCGGGGCCGTAGGCACCCCGCAGCGCGAGACCGGCCTCAAGCAGCTCATCGACCGGATCGTGAAGACGTACCGCAAGGCCGGCGAGGACTACGGCTACTTCGCCTCGCCCGCGGACGCCGAGATCTTCGAGCACGAGCTGGCGTACGCCCTCCTGCACCAGATCTTCAGCTTCAACAGCCCGGTGTGGTTCAACGTCGGCACGCCCCAGCCGCAGCAGGTCTCGGCCTGCTTCATCCTGTCCGTCGACGACTCCATGGAGTCGATCCTCGACTGGTACAAGGAAGAGGGCATGATCTTCAAGGGCGGCTCCGGCGCCGGCCTGAACCTCTCCCGTATCCGCTCCTCCAAGGAGCTGCTCTCCTCGGGCGGCAACGCCTCCGGCCCGGTCTCCTTCATGCGCGGTGCCGACGCCTCCGCCGGCACCATCAAGTCGGGCGGCGCCACCCGCCGCGCGGCCAAGATGGTCATCCTCGACGTCGACCACCCCGACATCGAGAACTTCATCG encodes the following:
- a CDS encoding IucA/IucC family siderophore biosynthesis protein, which gives rise to MSTPPAPPAPPPLPTPPELNREAWDRAARRLLAKMLGAFAYEGIIEPVAQRDGGAEDPRADDLEPPVTPVAPEAAEDSPGPGCASHSTTHHTPHGVPRRPCTRYTQSLDDGSALSFRARRGAYDDWLVDADSVSHGGRPFTDPLAFLVRARRTLGLDGATFGHLVGELTATLAADTRLDHTALPAARLAELGYAELEGHQTGHPWLVLNKGRVGFSAVDAARWAPEARRPARLPWIAVRTDLARYRGVGALATPDRLYARELDPAVREGFAAALRARDLAPDDYLYLPVHPWQWDEVVLPLFAPAVAEGAIVPLPGDADLRLPQQSIRTFLNTSRPDRHTVKLPLSILNTLVWRGLPTERTLAAPAVTAWVHAVRDADPFLRDECGVILLGEVASVAVEHPLYDHLAEVPYQYKELLGAIWREPLQTRLQAGERARTLAALLHTDPQGRAFTAELVARSGLAPQVWLRRLFGALLPPLLRFLYRYGTVFSPHGENAIVVFDDHDVPVRLAIKDFVDDVNISAEPLPEHDTMPEDVRDVLLTEPPSFLTQFIHSGLFVGVFRYLAPLCEEQLDVPEDDFWALVRDEILRHQARFPELKERYETFDLLTPRIERLCLNRNRLHLDGYRDRPERPHAAVAGTVPNPLAPPT
- a CDS encoding ATP-dependent DNA helicase, translated to MTKPSLPELLHAAVAAVGGLERPGQVTMATAVADAIDSGSHLLVQAGTGTGKSLGYLVPALAHGERVVVATATLALQRQLVERDLPRTVDALHPQLRRRPEFAMLKGRSNYLCLHRLHEGVPQEEEDGLFDQFEAAAPTSKLGQDLLRMRDWADETETGDRDDLTPGVSDRAWGQVSVSSRECLGASKCAYGAECFAEMARERAKLSDVVVTNHALLAIDAIEGAPVLPQHEVLIVDEAHELVSRVTGVATGELTPGQVNRAVRRAAKLVNEKAADQLQTAAEGFERLMELALPGRLEEIPEDLGYALMALRDAARTVISALGSTRDKSVQDEDAVRKQALAAVESVHGVAERISNGSEYDVVWYERHDRFGASLRVAPLSVSGLLREKLFADRSVVLTSATLKLGGDFNGVGASLGLAPEGTEGEDVPQWKGIDVGSPFDYPKQGILYVARHLATPGREGSRGDMMDELAELVEAAGGRTLGLFSSMRAAQAAAEELRGRLDKPILLQGEDTLGELIKTFAGDPETCLFGTLSLWQGVDVPGASCQLVVMDRIPFPRPDDPLMSARQKAVEEGGGNGFMAVAATHAALLMAQGAGRLVRATGDRGVVAVLDPRLANARYGSYLRASLPDFWYTTDRNQVRRSLAAIDAVAKADGK
- the lexA gene encoding transcriptional repressor LexA, whose protein sequence is MTTTADSATITAQDRSQTRLEPVHAMNDAVTNQEGGDPARATRSLPGRPPGIRADSSGLTDRQRRVIEVIRDSVQRRGYPPSMREIGQAVGLSSTSSVAHQLMALERKGFLRRDPHRPRAYEVRGSDQPSTQPTDTTGKPAASYVPLVGRIAAGGPILAEESVEDVFPLPRQLVGDGELFVLKVVGDSMIEAAICDGDWVTVRRQPVAENGDIVAAMLDGEATVKRFKREDNHIWLLPHNAAYQPIPGDEATILGKVVAVLRRV
- the nrdR gene encoding transcriptional regulator NrdR, with protein sequence MHCPFCRHPDSRVVDSRTTDDGTSIRRRRQCPDCSRRFTTVETASLMVIKRSGVTEPFSRTKVISGVRKACQGRPVTEDALAKLGQRVEEAVRATGSAELTTHDVGLAILGPLQELDLVAYLRFASVYRAFDTLEDFEAAIAELREQRPPADDADARVAGVTPEVPVPATAAD